The Ipomoea triloba cultivar NCNSP0323 chromosome 13, ASM357664v1 genomic interval CATTATATACTTTACTTCAACGTAATTAAACGTTTTCAACAAAGATCTCAAGACCGGTCTACAATTTATtcataacattatattataaagaATTTATACTTGTACAAATATCTCTGCATGACTAATTTCATGGGCAGAAGACAACACTATAATCAGTACTTCCTGCAAGGCAAATGAAATTGCTTTTGGTATCATCCTTAGAGGAAGTTAAAGCATTAGGGCATCTAGTCTTGAAAAAGTCCGAATAAACTGGATCACATGCTCCACTGCCGCAAGGGTTATTACACCCTCCAGGATCCCTGAGAGGGCCGGGGCATTGGGCGACGATATCAGCCTGGCAAGAGATTGGACGGCATTTGTCGCCGCCCCCGGCCGTGGTGGGCGCAAAACTTATGGGGATATTGAATCCTTCGATGAGCGAGATGTCCAAAATGTCGGAGTTGTTATACTGGTTCAGGGCGAACTCAGCCAGGGTGTTGGGCGCTTTGCCCCACGCGGTGCACTGCAACGCGCCGCCGCAATCGCCGGTCTGGCATGAACCCGCTCCGCTACCGTCGAAGTTGCAATTCGTGCGGCCCC includes:
- the LOC116001772 gene encoding osmotin-like protein TPM-1, encoding MDCSTTLPFLLILLLGLFTPSSSAVNFEVHNNCPFTVWAAATPIGGGKPLDPNQTWNINVPAGTTTARIWGRTNCNFDGSGAGSCQTGDCGGALQCTAWGKAPNTLAEFALNQYNNSDILDISLIEGFNIPISFAPTTAGGGDKCRPISCQADIVAQCPGPLRDPGGCNNPCGSGACDPVYSDFFKTRCPNALTSSKDDTKSNFICLAGSTDYSVVFCP